A portion of the Leptospira noumeaensis genome contains these proteins:
- a CDS encoding tetratricopeptide repeat protein, with protein MRQNSIIRQLGNKVFFTLGILISAGIVPLAADRSVSQIFAEERTKQGDLLFKKAKEFLEDRNHYQSVESCKSFLILYPGHPRTREVRKALSSNYRMTGDILALAENELKIYKEYPNTEEGLESYLISGKAYVRMGREDKAYQIFQDIIKNTYSSKIAQEAELELTQMEILGESKNK; from the coding sequence ATGAGACAGAATTCTATCATCAGGCAGTTGGGAAATAAGGTCTTTTTTACGCTAGGAATCCTTATTTCTGCGGGAATAGTTCCCCTCGCTGCTGACCGTTCGGTAAGCCAAATTTTTGCAGAAGAACGAACGAAACAAGGGGATCTCCTCTTCAAAAAGGCAAAAGAATTTTTGGAAGACCGAAACCACTACCAATCAGTAGAATCCTGTAAAAGTTTTTTAATCCTCTATCCAGGCCATCCGAGAACACGAGAGGTAAGAAAGGCCCTAAGTTCCAATTACCGAATGACTGGTGATATTTTAGCTCTAGCAGAGAATGAGCTTAAAATATATAAAGAATATCCTAATACAGAAGAAGGGCTAGAATCCTACTTAATTTCAGGAAAGGCCTATGTGCGGATGGGCAGAGAAGACAAAGCCTATCAGATTTTTCAGGACATTATCAAAAATACGTATTCCAGCAAAATTGCCCAAGAAGCGGAATTAGAACTGACTCAGATGGAAATTTTAGGAGAGAGTAAAAATAAGTAA